In the genome of Muntiacus reevesi chromosome 5, mMunRee1.1, whole genome shotgun sequence, one region contains:
- the CCDC185 gene encoding coiled-coil domain-containing protein 185, which produces MEDFGRFSPRPHSALWEPPPPSEESASLAQLDGSGPRTEPGLSSWARTPGEESEATAPWPHLLCSPTPRPSGRQYSNSPQESCSLTGMARRFLDRARKPRPRSRRLEDAWGEARTKSQKQGGSRHSPAWQLEPQPQQGQHYPPARGDSPAPYSQGAYTPANRAFEEEKAQSGDQWAVPLCRGLRPWSLSSVHTEKSSVSSREFGPQSGCMHIQKRHSNDTVESLTSQLSQSLVSSKEMQNQHTQVLKNKLEEAIMSSRDQKIVALVLSRLKKGQRMRELQQQAALAWEELKRSDQKVQLTLERERKLLLLQSQEQWQQDKEQRKARLHRELRVRRRDRRAANAIQQESSGWKAPLEDRKKQRQEKLEGAPSEPETEPEKQCQGQRLPEKMLRDLQARNSLQLQKRLAQACLKKHVHPTKGQKKIQETSLSSLVNYQARKVLMDCQAKAEELLRKLSLEQSSQWSQEMPEGQMKEPHRELKDKVQKEEERFQQVKCWAEESQEQRKEHKPLLEEMADQKSLQTRSQVHKNVRDKAHHIRELNILREKNHHILKLKAEKEERCHIEGIKEAIRRQEQRMEQILREKDATFEEFQKISKASRTDDGRTLGNNVFDRMAREAQIPAGQQRGGY; this is translated from the coding sequence ATGGAGGACTTCGGCCGTTTCTCCCCGAGGCCCCACTCGGCCCTCTGGGAGCCTCCGCCGCCCAGCGAGGAGAGCGCATCCTTGGCTCAGCTGGACGGGTCCGGGCCGCGGACCGAACCGGGCCTGAGCTCCTGGGCCCGGACACCAGGCGAGGAGAGCGAGGCCACCGCGCCCTGGCCTCACCTGCTCTGCTCACCCACCCCTCGGCCCAGCGGGCGCCAGTACTCCAACTCGCCGCAGGAAAGTTGCAGCCTGACCGGCATGGCCCGGAGATTCCTAGACCGCGCCAGGAAGCCCCGACCCCGCAGCCGGCGCCTGGAGGATGCTTGGGGGGAGGCAAGGACCAAGTCCCAGAAGCAGGGAGGCAGCCGGCACAGCCCGGCCTGGCAGCTGGAGCCCCAGCCTCAGCAAGGCCAGCACTACCCTCCCGCCCGGGGAGATTCGCCCGCACCTTACTCGCAGGGAGCTTACACTCCCGCGAACCGAGCATTTGAGGAAGAAAAGGCTCAGAGCGGAGACCAGTGGGCAGTGCCGCTCTGCAGGGGTCTACGTCCCTGGTCCCTTTCCTCAGTTCACACGGAGAAGTCTTCTGTGTCCTCCAGAGAGTTCGGGCCGCAGTCAGGTTGCATGCACATCCAGAAAAGACACAGCAATGATACGGTGGAGTCGTTAACCAGCCAGCTTTCCCAGTCCCTGGTTTCCAGCAAGGAGATGCAGAATCAACACACCCAGGTCCTCAAGAACAAGTTGGAAGAGGCAATAATGTCCTCCAGGGACCAGAAGATCGTGGCCCTGGTGCTGAGCCGGCTCAAAAAGGGCCAGAGGATGCGGGAGCTGCAGCAGCAGGCGGCCCTAGCCTGGGAGGAGTTGAAGCGCTCCGACCAGAAGGTCCAGTTGACCCTGGAGAGGGAGCGCAAGCTGTTGCTGCTGCAGAGCCAAGAGCAGTGGCAGCAGGACAAGGAGCAGCGCAAGGCTCGCCTGCACCGGGAGCTGCGAGTCCGGCGGCGGGACAGACGAGCCGCCAACGCGATCCAGCAGGAGAGCAGCGGGTGGAAGGCGCCGCTGGAGGACCGGAAGAAGCAGCGCCAGGAGAAGCTGGAGGGGGCCCCCTCTGAACCCGAAACGGAGCCGGAGAAGCAGTGCCAAGGGCAACGCCTGCCAGAGAAGATGCTGCGGGACCTGCAGGCGCGGAACAGCCTGCAACTGCAGAAGAGGCTGGCACAGGCCTGTCTAAAGAAGCATGTTCACCCTACCAAGGGCCAGAAAAAGATCCAGGAGACCAGTCTCAGCTCTCTAGTCAATTACCAGGCCAGGAAGGTCCTCATGGACTGCCAGGCCAAGGCTGAGGAGCTCCTCAGGAAGCTGTCCCTGGAACAGAGCTCCCAATGGTCCCAAGAGATGCCCGAGGGCCAGATGAAGGAGCCCCACAGAGAGCTGAAGGACAAAGTCCAGAAGGAGGAGGAGCGGTTCCAGCAGGTGAAGTGTTGGGCGGAAGAGTCACAGGAGCAGAGAAAGGAGCACAAGCCACTGCTGGAGGAGATGGCGGACCAGAAGAGCCTTCAGACCCGGAGTCAGGTCCACAAGAACGTCAGGGACAAGGCACACCACATTCGGGAGCTCAACATCCTACGGGAGAAGAATCATCACATCCTGAAGCTGAAAGCCGAGAAGGAGGAAAGGTGCCACATTGAGGGCATCAAGGAAGCCATTCGGAGACAGGAGCAGAGGATGGAGCAGATCTTGCGAGAGAAAGATGCAACCTTCGAGGAATTCCAGAAGATCTCCAAGGCCTCCAGGACAGATGACGGGAGAACACTTGGCAACAACGTCTTTGATCGGATGGCCCGGGAGGCCCAGATCCCAGCTGGGCAGCAGAGAGGGGGCTACTGA